One part of the Streptomyces lienomycini genome encodes these proteins:
- the aspS gene encoding aspartate--tRNA ligase — MHRYRSHTCGELRSSDVGTDVRLSGWLHNRRDLGGILFIDLRDHHGITQLVARPGTEAYEALDKLTKESTVRVDGQVVSRGAENINPDLPTGEIEVEVGEVELLGAAQPLPFTINAEDGVNEERRLEYRFLDLRRERMHRNIMLRTSVISSIRSKMVALGFNEMATPILTATSPEGARDFVVPSRLHAGRFYALPQAPQQFKQLLMISGFDRYFQIAPCFRDEDARADRSPGEFYQLDVEMSFVEQEDVFQPVERLMTELFTEFGGGREVTSPFPRIPFREAMLKYGSDKPDLRAKLELVDITDVFEGSEFKAFAGKHVRALPVPDVAAQPRKFFDQLGDYAVSQGAKGLAWVRVGEDGKLTGPIAKFLTEENVAELTKRLALAPGHAVFFGAGEFDEVSKIMGAVRVEAAQRAGHFEENVFRFCWIVDFPMYEKDEETGKIDFSHNPFSMPQGGMDALENQDPLDILAWQYDIVCNGVELSSGAIRNHEPEIMIKAFEIAGYDAETVEREFAGMLRALRFGAPPHGGIAPGVDRIVMLLADEPNIRETIAFPLNGNAQDLMMGAPTELDESRLRELHLTVRKPQPK, encoded by the coding sequence ATGCATCGGTACAGGTCCCACACCTGCGGCGAGCTCCGCTCCTCTGACGTCGGTACCGACGTCCGACTGAGTGGCTGGCTGCACAATCGGCGCGACCTGGGCGGCATCCTCTTCATCGATCTGCGCGATCACCACGGCATCACGCAGCTCGTCGCCCGTCCGGGCACCGAGGCCTACGAGGCGCTGGACAAGCTGACCAAGGAGTCGACCGTTCGGGTCGACGGCCAGGTCGTCTCCCGGGGCGCCGAGAACATCAACCCGGACCTGCCCACCGGCGAGATCGAGGTCGAGGTGGGCGAGGTCGAGCTGCTCGGCGCCGCCCAGCCGCTGCCCTTCACCATCAACGCCGAGGACGGCGTCAACGAGGAGCGGCGGCTGGAGTACCGCTTCCTGGACCTGCGCCGCGAGCGCATGCACCGCAACATCATGCTGCGCACGTCGGTCATCTCCTCGATCCGCAGCAAGATGGTGGCCCTCGGCTTCAACGAGATGGCGACGCCCATCCTCACCGCCACCTCCCCCGAGGGCGCCCGCGACTTCGTGGTCCCCTCCCGCCTGCACGCGGGCCGCTTCTACGCGCTGCCCCAGGCGCCGCAGCAGTTCAAGCAGCTGCTGATGATCTCCGGCTTCGACCGGTACTTCCAGATCGCGCCCTGCTTCCGCGACGAGGACGCCCGCGCCGACCGTTCGCCGGGCGAGTTCTACCAGCTCGACGTCGAGATGAGCTTCGTCGAGCAGGAGGACGTCTTCCAGCCGGTCGAGCGGCTGATGACGGAACTGTTCACGGAGTTCGGAGGCGGCCGCGAGGTCACGTCCCCCTTCCCGCGGATCCCGTTCCGCGAGGCGATGCTGAAGTACGGCTCCGACAAGCCGGACCTGCGCGCCAAGCTGGAGCTCGTCGACATCACCGACGTCTTCGAGGGCTCGGAGTTCAAGGCCTTCGCCGGCAAGCACGTGCGCGCGCTGCCCGTCCCGGACGTCGCCGCCCAGCCCCGCAAGTTCTTCGACCAGCTCGGCGACTACGCGGTCTCGCAGGGCGCCAAGGGCCTGGCCTGGGTCCGCGTCGGCGAGGACGGCAAGCTGACCGGCCCGATCGCGAAGTTCCTCACCGAGGAGAACGTCGCGGAGCTGACCAAGCGGCTCGCCCTGGCCCCCGGCCACGCGGTGTTCTTCGGCGCGGGCGAGTTCGACGAGGTCTCGAAGATCATGGGCGCGGTGCGGGTCGAGGCCGCCCAGCGCGCCGGGCACTTCGAGGAGAACGTCTTCCGGTTCTGCTGGATCGTCGACTTCCCGATGTACGAGAAGGACGAGGAGACGGGGAAGATCGACTTCTCCCACAACCCCTTCTCGATGCCGCAGGGCGGCATGGACGCTCTGGAGAACCAGGACCCGCTGGACATCCTCGCCTGGCAGTACGACATCGTCTGCAACGGTGTCGAGCTGTCCTCCGGCGCGATCCGGAACCACGAGCCCGAGATCATGATCAAGGCCTTCGAGATCGCGGGCTACGACGCGGAGACCGTCGAGCGCGAGTTCGCCGGCATGCTGCGCGCCCTCCGCTTCGGCGCCCCGCCCCACGGTGGCATCGCCCCCGGCGTCGACCGCATCGTGATGCTGCTGGCCGACGAGCCCAACATCCGCGAGACCATCGCCTTCCCGCTCAACGGCAATGCCCAGGACCTGATGATGGGCGCCCCGACCGAACTGGACGAGTCCCGGCTGAGGGAGCTGCACCTGACGGTGCGCAAGCCGCAGCCGAAGTAG
- a CDS encoding SpoIIE family protein phosphatase → MRTGEPLPEVGVVLAALATGLWHWDTAEGEVTVDAEAARLLGLPAERATLTEAQVRARLHPVDWNEITGVVQLAVAEGTLAEVRIRIMDEHGHVVRVVRSRSKPSFDPARKAYELTGTLQEVTEPRPGTPAGRSAVTGDWRRSREAFLLDAGRALAEARSTEEVLRVAAGLSMPGFSPDGLAVFGVSGDRLTVIGHHGQPENEVNPFVDMSLSTDYPAAEVARTGRAVYLSSPQQYRSRYPMTWPLAERFGRRSWAYLPLTVAGRTMGAWLAAFAYPVAFTPDERSVLTTVARMLAQALSRAGAAENQRELTEGLQRTMLPALGPEIPGMDIAARYVPTGGGLQVGGDWYDMIPLPGGRFALVIGDVQGHDVRAAALMGQLRIALRAYASEGHRPDAVLSRASHFFHGLTQSEDDPGDLRFATCYYAEVDPATGTMESARAGHLDPVVRMADGTALILATAGGLPLGIDPDSDYPTTRLALEPGDTLMLCTDGLVETGGHDLQTGWHRLRVILEEHDGSLEELADALVQAVHGPSSHHTTGPLADRREDDIALLLLCRQGEGCGCGDSTAVRAPVRRTMLTVAQAEPARIATARRHLRDLLHDWPGEDQRDSAVLLLSEMLTNVLVHTDTDALLVAEVSGQPGERRIRVEVTDNGDDLPHKRRPGEMASSGRGLMLIEMLADAWGVAPRGEGKSIWYELYESAAPEDGAGPSVDPEVLSAP, encoded by the coding sequence ATGCGTACTGGTGAGCCCCTGCCCGAGGTGGGAGTCGTCCTTGCCGCTCTCGCGACCGGTCTGTGGCACTGGGACACCGCCGAGGGAGAGGTCACGGTGGACGCGGAGGCCGCCCGCCTGCTCGGGCTGCCCGCCGAACGGGCGACCCTCACCGAGGCCCAGGTACGGGCCCGGCTGCATCCGGTGGACTGGAACGAGATCACCGGCGTGGTCCAGCTCGCCGTCGCCGAGGGCACCCTCGCCGAGGTCCGGATCCGGATCATGGACGAGCACGGCCACGTGGTCCGGGTCGTACGCAGCCGTTCCAAGCCCTCGTTCGACCCCGCGCGCAAGGCGTACGAGCTGACCGGCACCCTGCAGGAGGTCACCGAGCCGAGGCCGGGCACCCCCGCCGGACGCAGCGCGGTCACCGGCGACTGGCGCCGCTCGCGGGAGGCGTTCCTGCTGGACGCCGGCCGGGCCCTGGCCGAGGCGCGGTCCACCGAGGAGGTGCTGCGGGTCGCGGCCGGGCTGTCGATGCCGGGGTTCTCCCCCGACGGCCTCGCAGTCTTCGGGGTCTCGGGCGACCGCCTCACCGTCATCGGCCACCACGGGCAGCCGGAGAACGAGGTCAACCCGTTCGTGGACATGTCCCTCAGCACCGACTACCCGGCCGCCGAGGTGGCCCGCACCGGCCGTGCCGTCTATCTCTCCTCCCCCCAGCAGTACCGGTCCCGCTACCCCATGACCTGGCCGCTCGCCGAGCGCTTCGGCCGCCGCTCCTGGGCCTACCTGCCGCTCACCGTGGCGGGCCGCACCATGGGCGCCTGGCTCGCCGCCTTCGCCTACCCGGTCGCGTTCACGCCGGACGAGCGTTCCGTGCTGACCACCGTGGCGCGGATGCTGGCCCAGGCCCTGTCCCGGGCGGGCGCCGCCGAGAACCAGCGGGAGCTGACCGAGGGGCTGCAGCGCACCATGCTGCCCGCGCTCGGCCCGGAGATCCCCGGCATGGACATCGCCGCCCGCTACGTCCCCACCGGTGGCGGCCTCCAGGTCGGCGGCGACTGGTACGACATGATCCCGCTGCCCGGGGGCCGCTTCGCCCTGGTCATCGGCGACGTCCAGGGACACGACGTGCGGGCGGCGGCGCTGATGGGCCAGTTGCGCATCGCCCTGCGCGCCTACGCCTCGGAGGGCCACCGCCCCGACGCGGTGCTCTCCCGCGCCTCCCACTTCTTCCACGGCCTCACCCAGTCCGAGGACGACCCCGGCGACCTGCGCTTCGCGACCTGCTACTACGCCGAGGTCGACCCCGCCACCGGCACCATGGAGAGCGCCCGCGCCGGACACCTGGACCCGGTGGTGCGCATGGCGGACGGAACGGCGCTGATCCTCGCCACGGCGGGCGGGCTGCCGCTGGGCATCGACCCGGACTCCGACTACCCGACCACGCGGCTCGCCCTGGAGCCCGGGGACACCCTGATGCTGTGCACCGACGGCCTGGTCGAGACCGGCGGCCACGACCTGCAGACCGGCTGGCACCGCCTGCGGGTGATCCTGGAGGAGCACGACGGCAGCCTGGAGGAACTGGCCGACGCCCTGGTCCAGGCCGTGCACGGGCCCTCCTCGCACCACACCACCGGGCCGCTGGCCGACCGGCGGGAGGACGACATCGCCCTGTTGCTGCTGTGCCGGCAGGGCGAGGGCTGCGGCTGCGGCGACAGCACGGCGGTCCGGGCGCCGGTGCGCCGCACCATGCTGACCGTCGCCCAGGCGGAGCCGGCCCGGATCGCCACCGCCCGCCGGCACCTGCGGGACCTGCTGCACGACTGGCCGGGCGAGGACCAGCGGGACTCGGCGGTGCTGCTGCTCTCGGAGATGCTGACCAACGTCCTGGTCCACACCGACACCGACGCCCTGCTGGTCGCCGAGGTCTCCGGGCAGCCCGGCGAACGGCGGATCCGGGTGGAGGTCACCGACAACGGCGACGACCTGCCGCACAAGCGCCGACCGGGGGAGATGGCGTCCTCCGGACGCGGACTGATGCTGATCGAGATGCTCGCCGACGCGTGGGGCGTCGCGCCGCGCGGCGAGGGCAAGAGCATCTGGTACGAGCTCTACGAGTCCGCCGCCCCGGAGGACGGCGCCGGTCCCTCGGTCGACCCGGAGGTCCTGTCCGCC
- a CDS encoding phage tail protein has product MARSTSARLRRRRIAGAATAGLLSLGLLTACGSGSSDAGSSDAEAKPRSSATEKVETKDILAGDALTSRNFAFNMDGRDVEYLAEVSDLRTEADEQTTQQSQNGQAARRLIPGAGAGGEAVIVRGQTKSEELTRFAAGETTPETVSLVVLDYQNNPVKRYEMANPRVTRIDQSPAGADGTSTEALTISFSQLTVH; this is encoded by the coding sequence ATGGCCCGCTCCACTTCCGCCCGTCTTCGCCGCCGTCGCATCGCAGGCGCGGCCACCGCGGGGCTGCTCTCGCTGGGACTGCTGACCGCATGCGGCAGCGGCTCGTCGGACGCGGGCTCGTCCGATGCCGAGGCGAAGCCCCGTTCCAGCGCGACCGAGAAGGTGGAGACGAAGGACATCCTGGCGGGGGACGCCCTCACCTCGCGCAACTTCGCCTTCAACATGGACGGCCGAGACGTCGAGTACCTCGCGGAGGTCTCCGACCTGCGCACGGAAGCAGACGAGCAGACCACGCAACAGTCACAGAACGGCCAAGCCGCTCGCCGCCTGATTCCCGGCGCCGGCGCGGGTGGGGAGGCGGTGATCGTTCGCGGCCAGACCAAGTCCGAGGAGCTCACCAGGTTCGCGGCCGGAGAGACCACGCCCGAGACCGTCTCCCTCGTCGTTCTCGACTACCAGAACAATCCCGTGAAGCGGTACGAGATGGCGAACCCCAGGGTCACCAGGATCGACCAGTCTCCGGCCGGAGCGGACGGCACCTCGACGGAGGCCCTCACGATCAGCTTCTCTCAGCTGACCGTCCACTGA
- a CDS encoding DUF6932 family protein, with protein MLPSFAANGFLPLGRYSLSVGEAEDMLVLAPEFLGSDTRWALWDGLNKYLEPFFALEDSYADALDGRTLIHRLWLGGSFVSAKTDPRNIDATLLIDVGAERAVRGRPGSKWLTTAFQSRAHMLRKFGVSPVRVGYRPVGRGVWDDWWQRCRLPGHTDRSPSHESAAPARGYLEVRL; from the coding sequence GTGCTGCCTTCCTTCGCCGCGAACGGATTCCTTCCCCTGGGCCGCTACTCCCTCTCCGTCGGCGAGGCGGAGGACATGCTGGTCCTCGCGCCGGAGTTCCTTGGCTCCGACACACGCTGGGCGCTGTGGGACGGACTGAACAAGTATTTGGAGCCGTTCTTCGCGTTGGAGGACTCGTACGCGGACGCCCTGGACGGGCGCACGCTCATCCACAGGCTGTGGCTCGGTGGCAGCTTCGTGAGCGCGAAGACCGATCCGCGGAACATCGACGCGACGCTCCTGATCGACGTGGGCGCCGAGCGCGCCGTTCGCGGCAGGCCCGGCTCCAAATGGTTGACCACCGCTTTCCAGAGCCGGGCCCACATGCTGCGCAAGTTCGGCGTCTCACCGGTCAGAGTCGGGTACCGGCCCGTCGGCCGGGGCGTGTGGGACGACTGGTGGCAGCGCTGCCGTCTGCCCGGACACACGGACCGTTCCCCGTCCCACGAAAGTGCCGCCCCGGCACGCGGATACCTGGAGGTGCGACTGTGA
- a CDS encoding ATP-binding protein: MNQKLTQPGGHVRNFGLLLSPTPRGARLARLLATKQLRTWELPLDPAAHIVAELANNAATHGRVPGRNFQLLLYVVGDTLRIKVTDTRGDRLPHPRPTGPDDESGRGLALVAALADRWGVTPGLPPRKTVWAELALPAQKVPERDGAGSGRTCASYEPLTEEKAPHQAPPLPPAGRGHSRE, encoded by the coding sequence GTGAATCAGAAACTGACCCAACCCGGCGGACACGTCCGCAACTTCGGCCTCCTGCTGTCCCCCACGCCCCGGGGTGCCCGCCTCGCCCGCCTACTGGCTACCAAACAACTGCGCACCTGGGAATTGCCGCTGGACCCGGCGGCGCACATCGTGGCCGAGCTGGCGAACAACGCCGCCACCCACGGACGCGTCCCGGGCCGGAACTTCCAGCTCCTGCTCTACGTGGTCGGCGACACCCTCCGCATCAAGGTCACGGACACGCGCGGTGACCGGCTGCCGCACCCGCGCCCCACCGGCCCCGACGACGAGTCCGGCCGCGGTCTGGCCCTCGTGGCGGCCCTCGCCGACCGCTGGGGCGTGACCCCCGGCCTGCCGCCCCGCAAAACGGTCTGGGCCGAACTCGCCCTCCCGGCACAGAAAGTGCCGGAACGTGACGGGGCGGGTTCCGGTCGCACCTGCGCCTCCTATGAACCACTGACTGAGGAGAAAGCACCCCACCAAGCCCCACCCCTCCCTCCCGCCGGACGCGGTCACTCTCGCGAGTGA
- a CDS encoding helix-turn-helix domain-containing protein: MAAQHPNAPTPATSGTVDVDHPHEQPLAGVVHDNVRHTESFTVVGNHLVQHKELSLLAIGLSCYIQSVRQGTSVDIKTLAARFPEGPTRIAAGLRELEKHGYLQRTCTRTSTGRIVTRTVSRNRPGHSGNGSARETASRPAARRAPQEKPPRKRLPAVPHPSCTAPALLQAAVDVLTGLRRRDPRLLLSATDAEHLAPGVAAWLEREVTPTAVRHALTENLPHEPLIRPAAFLAHRLTAQLPPPPPFRPPVPSAAPEPRHPLQTCDDCDRAFRAPQPGRCRECRAVADRVPGSPDVEEMRTTG; encoded by the coding sequence ATGGCTGCCCAGCACCCTAACGCGCCCACCCCCGCCACGTCCGGAACCGTGGACGTAGACCACCCCCACGAGCAGCCGCTCGCGGGCGTCGTCCACGACAACGTCCGCCACACCGAGAGCTTCACGGTGGTCGGCAACCACCTCGTCCAGCACAAGGAGCTGTCCCTGCTGGCCATCGGACTCTCCTGCTACATCCAGTCCGTGCGCCAGGGCACCTCCGTCGACATCAAGACCCTCGCCGCCCGCTTTCCGGAGGGCCCCACCCGCATCGCGGCCGGGCTGCGCGAGCTGGAGAAGCACGGCTACCTGCAACGCACGTGTACCCGCACGTCCACCGGCCGGATCGTCACCAGGACGGTCTCCCGCAACAGGCCCGGACACAGCGGCAACGGCAGCGCACGGGAGACGGCATCCCGCCCCGCCGCCCGGCGCGCGCCCCAGGAGAAGCCGCCACGCAAGCGCCTCCCCGCCGTGCCCCATCCGTCGTGCACCGCACCCGCGCTCCTCCAGGCGGCCGTCGACGTCCTCACGGGCCTGCGCCGCCGCGACCCGCGGCTCCTCCTCTCCGCCACCGACGCCGAGCACCTCGCCCCGGGCGTCGCCGCCTGGCTGGAACGCGAGGTCACCCCCACCGCCGTACGCCACGCCCTGACCGAGAACCTGCCGCACGAGCCCCTGATCCGGCCCGCCGCCTTCCTCGCCCACCGCCTGACCGCCCAGCTGCCGCCACCGCCGCCGTTCCGGCCCCCGGTCCCGTCAGCCGCCCCCGAGCCCCGGCATCCCCTCCAGACCTGCGACGACTGCGACCGCGCCTTCCGGGCCCCTCAACCGGGCAGGTGCCGTGAGTGCCGAGCGGTGGCCGACCGAGTGCCCGGAAGTCCTGACGTAGAGGAGATGCGCACGACAGGATGA
- a CDS encoding helix-turn-helix domain-containing protein has translation MSVDGEVRQLRTEADEPGWEVDPDDEWGVAVVATVGRQLKLRREAVGMRVGEFGQAVGYGEDLVYKIEGGKRIPRPEYLDMADEVLGAGGLLAAMKEDVAKVRYPKRVREIAKLEAQAVEAGLYSNHNIHGLLQIEEHMRSLFGAWLPAYSDEETERMVAARMARRSLFERSPAPTLSFVQEEVTLRRPVGGRMVWRRQLEHLLELGELRNVSIQVMPTDVEDHFGTGGLIEVLKFPDGASVGRSEGAFNGRPVTDPKQIRILDLRYSMIRAQALTPRESRAFIEQMLGET, from the coding sequence ATGTCGGTGGACGGTGAGGTTCGGCAGCTCAGGACCGAGGCTGACGAGCCGGGGTGGGAGGTGGACCCGGACGACGAGTGGGGCGTGGCTGTGGTCGCCACCGTGGGACGGCAGTTGAAGCTGCGCCGGGAGGCCGTGGGCATGCGGGTCGGCGAGTTCGGCCAGGCCGTGGGGTATGGCGAAGATCTCGTCTACAAGATCGAGGGCGGGAAGCGGATCCCCCGACCGGAGTATCTGGACATGGCCGACGAGGTGTTGGGCGCGGGTGGGCTGCTCGCCGCGATGAAGGAGGACGTGGCGAAGGTCCGGTATCCGAAGAGGGTGCGGGAGATCGCCAAGTTGGAGGCGCAGGCGGTCGAGGCGGGGCTGTACAGCAACCACAACATCCACGGACTGTTGCAGATTGAGGAGCACATGCGGTCGCTCTTCGGTGCGTGGCTGCCTGCCTACTCGGACGAGGAGACGGAGCGCATGGTGGCCGCACGCATGGCTCGTCGTTCCCTCTTCGAGAGGTCACCCGCGCCGACGCTCAGCTTCGTCCAGGAAGAGGTGACGCTTCGGCGCCCGGTCGGGGGCAGAATGGTGTGGCGTCGGCAGCTTGAACATCTGCTGGAGCTGGGTGAGTTGCGGAACGTGTCGATCCAAGTGATGCCGACAGACGTTGAGGATCACTTCGGTACGGGCGGGCTGATCGAGGTGTTGAAGTTTCCGGACGGCGCGTCGGTCGGTCGCTCCGAAGGGGCATTCAACGGGCGACCGGTAACCGATCCGAAGCAGATCCGCATCCTTGACCTGCGCTATAGCATGATCCGGGCACAGGCGCTCACGCCCCGAGAGTCGCGGGCGTTCATCGAGCAGATGCTTGGAGAAACATGA
- a CDS encoding helix-turn-helix domain-containing protein, producing MSHTRWEITDADRAREGYQEARRAYLFGKAIRDRRTALGLTQTQLAERAGMSQAAISRLEHGGSTPTIPLLERLASALESTLHLDITPNSDLSVAFTAQAA from the coding sequence ATGAGCCACACTCGCTGGGAGATCACCGATGCCGACCGGGCGCGTGAGGGATACCAGGAAGCCCGCCGCGCCTACCTGTTCGGCAAGGCAATCCGCGACCGTCGCACTGCCCTGGGGCTGACCCAGACCCAACTCGCCGAACGCGCGGGCATGTCCCAAGCCGCCATCTCACGCCTGGAGCACGGCGGCTCCACACCGACCATCCCCCTCCTCGAACGCCTGGCCTCTGCTCTCGAATCCACGCTGCACCTGGACATCACGCCCAACAGCGACCTTTCAGTGGCCTTCACCGCCCAGGCAGCCTGA
- a CDS encoding DUF397 domain-containing protein, translating into MSGTPSTRDDSALVWFRSSYSSSGDGNDCVEVATTPGTVHVRDSKYRDASPRLAVAPEVWADLVTYASGS; encoded by the coding sequence ATGAGCGGCACACCCTCCACCAGGGACGACTCCGCGCTGGTGTGGTTCAGGAGCAGCTACAGCAGCAGCGGCGACGGAAACGACTGCGTCGAGGTGGCGACCACCCCCGGCACCGTCCACGTCCGCGACTCCAAGTACCGCGACGCGAGCCCCCGCCTCGCGGTGGCGCCGGAGGTGTGGGCGGACCTTGTGACGTACGCGTCCGGAAGCTGA
- a CDS encoding type II toxin-antitoxin system RelE/ParE family toxin has product MGPTLPIPSTIYSILEPKVEKWLDTLTPHDHGRVMFYADLLVDFDGILDEPYSRHLGGKVRELRFRLGRQHYRITYWLAPRRRIVLLTVFAKTKPQESAEVERAQAVQKECEAEHPPAHTVYDRFPEDTP; this is encoded by the coding sequence GTGGGGCCCACATTGCCCATACCCTCGACGATATATAGCATCCTCGAACCCAAGGTCGAAAAATGGCTGGACACCCTGACCCCGCACGACCATGGCCGGGTGATGTTCTACGCCGACCTCCTGGTCGACTTCGACGGCATACTCGACGAGCCCTACAGCCGTCACCTCGGCGGCAAGGTACGAGAGCTTCGGTTCCGACTCGGACGGCAGCACTACCGCATCACCTACTGGCTCGCGCCGCGTAGGCGCATCGTACTTCTCACCGTCTTCGCCAAGACGAAACCACAGGAGAGCGCCGAGGTAGAGCGGGCCCAGGCTGTCCAGAAGGAGTGCGAGGCCGAGCACCCGCCCGCCCATACCGTCTACGACCGCTTCCCGGAGGACACCCCATGA